From one Streptomyces sp. SCSIO 30461 genomic stretch:
- a CDS encoding FABP family protein, which produces MIEIPSDLNPDLVPLAFLLGTWEGAGVSDFPGAEKCNFGQSVTFSHDGRDFIEYVSHSWVLDSEGKKVKPLESESGYWRIDKERKVEVVMVRDQGIVEIWYGELADQKPQIDLATDAVARTAASGPYSGGKRLYGYVKGDLMWVGEKATPEVPLRPYMSAHLKKVVTPEQVEQWAKDLGDLPDDGIAFFR; this is translated from the coding sequence ATGATCGAGATCCCGTCCGACCTCAATCCCGACCTCGTCCCCCTCGCGTTCCTGCTCGGTACGTGGGAGGGCGCGGGCGTCTCGGACTTCCCGGGCGCCGAGAAGTGCAACTTCGGCCAGTCGGTGACGTTCAGCCATGACGGCCGGGACTTCATCGAGTACGTCTCGCACTCCTGGGTCCTCGACTCCGAGGGCAAGAAGGTCAAGCCGCTGGAGTCCGAGTCCGGCTACTGGCGTATCGACAAGGAGCGCAAGGTCGAGGTCGTGATGGTCCGCGACCAGGGCATCGTGGAGATCTGGTACGGCGAGCTCGCCGACCAGAAGCCGCAGATCGACCTGGCGACCGACGCGGTGGCGCGGACCGCCGCCTCCGGCCCGTACAGCGGTGGCAAGCGGCTGTACGGCTACGTCAAGGGCGATCTGATGTGGGTCGGCGAGAAGGCCACCCCGGAGGTGCCGCTGCGGCCCTACATGTCCGCGCACCTCAAGAAGGTGGTCACGCCCGAGCAGGTCGAGCAGTGGGCGAAGGACCTCGGGGACCTGCCGGACGACGGGATCGCCTTCTTCAGGTAG
- a CDS encoding histidine phosphatase family protein, which produces MANTATRYLYLARHGEASADESELTENGRRQAQLLGERLQDTPVSAIHHGPLPRAAQTARLMAERLSGVPLQACEPAGDYIPYVPGRDELPDQPSAAYADSVLDFIARFPAREREQGPALAQAALDRFTGPVEGDEPRHELVVTHNFLIGWLVRAALDAPRWRWLGLNFANAALTVIRYAPDRPASVVFSNDMRHLPAELRWTGFPPALRI; this is translated from the coding sequence ATGGCGAACACCGCCACCCGGTATCTCTACCTTGCCCGGCACGGTGAGGCGTCCGCCGACGAGAGCGAACTGACGGAGAACGGCCGGCGCCAGGCCCAACTACTCGGCGAGCGGCTCCAGGACACCCCCGTCTCGGCGATCCACCACGGGCCGCTGCCGAGGGCGGCGCAGACAGCCCGGTTGATGGCCGAGCGGCTCTCCGGGGTGCCCCTGCAGGCGTGCGAACCTGCAGGGGACTACATCCCCTACGTCCCCGGGCGCGACGAGCTCCCGGACCAGCCGTCCGCCGCGTACGCGGACAGCGTGCTCGACTTCATCGCGCGGTTCCCCGCACGGGAGCGGGAGCAGGGGCCCGCGCTGGCTCAGGCCGCGCTCGACAGGTTCACCGGGCCCGTCGAAGGGGACGAACCCCGCCATGAACTGGTGGTCACCCACAACTTCCTGATCGGCTGGCTCGTCCGGGCTGCCCTCGACGCGCCCCGCTGGCGCTGGCTGGGCCTGAATTTCGCCAACGCCGCCCTGACGGTGATCCGTTACGCACCCGACCGGCCCGCGTCCGTGGTGTTCTCCAACGACATGCGGCATCTTCCGGCGGAGCTCCGCTGGACCGGGTTCCCGCCCGCGCTCCGTATCTGA
- a CDS encoding transcriptional repressor: MVSTDWKSDLRQRGYRLTPQRQLVLEAVDTLEHATPDDILVEVRKTASGINISTVYRTLELLEELGLVSHAHLGHGAPTYHLADRHHHLHLVCRDCTDVIEADVEVAADFTAKLLDTFGFDTDMKHFAIFGRCRDCAAKAAADGS, translated from the coding sequence GTGGTGAGCACCGACTGGAAGAGCGACCTGCGGCAGCGTGGCTACCGGCTGACTCCACAGCGCCAGCTTGTACTCGAGGCTGTCGACACCCTGGAGCACGCGACACCCGACGACATCCTCGTCGAGGTGCGCAAGACGGCGTCCGGGATCAACATCTCCACGGTCTACCGGACACTGGAGCTCCTTGAGGAACTCGGCCTGGTCTCTCACGCCCATCTGGGCCACGGTGCGCCGACCTACCATCTGGCCGACCGCCATCACCATCTGCATCTGGTCTGCCGGGACTGCACCGACGTCATCGAGGCGGATGTGGAGGTCGCGGCCGACTTCACCGCGAAGCTGCTGGACACCTTCGGTTTCGACACCGACATGAAGCACTTCGCGATCTTCGGGCGGTGCCGTGACTGCGCCGCGAAGGCAGCGGCGGACGGGTCGTAG
- a CDS encoding helix-turn-helix transcriptional regulator, which yields MASLNVGNLGEYLREQRRTAQLSLRQLAEAAGVSNPYLSQIERGLRKPSAEVLQQVAKALRISAETLYVRAGILEEREPDELETRAVVLADPSINERQKQVLLQIYDSFRKENGFDADRDKDTAETTDGGLDKAVRGGADGQHAI from the coding sequence ATGGCATCACTCAACGTCGGCAATCTCGGCGAGTACCTCCGTGAGCAGCGGCGCACCGCGCAGCTGTCGCTGCGGCAGCTCGCGGAGGCCGCCGGGGTGTCGAACCCGTACCTCAGCCAGATCGAGCGCGGGCTGCGCAAGCCCAGTGCGGAGGTGCTGCAGCAGGTCGCCAAGGCGCTGCGGATCTCGGCCGAGACGCTGTACGTACGGGCCGGAATCCTGGAGGAACGGGAGCCGGACGAGCTGGAGACGCGGGCCGTCGTCCTCGCCGACCCGTCGATCAACGAGCGGCAGAAGCAGGTGCTGCTCCAGATCTACGACTCGTTCCGCAAGGAGAACGGCTTCGACGCCGATAGGGATAAGGACACCGCCGAAACCACCGATGGCGGCCTGGACAAGGCCGTGCGGGGCGGTGCCGATGGACAGCACGCAATCTGA
- a CDS encoding DUF5958 family protein: MRCVAATRAGLRATHTPAVLIARGRIDQQLGKIASLTPHDERLKSLRLLIAVLAVADERRRERFCSDGCGHAWHRLSVDTPEASA; this comes from the coding sequence ATACGCTGTGTAGCCGCCACTCGTGCCGGACTTCGCGCCACCCACACACCCGCAGTTCTGATCGCACGAGGGCGGATCGACCAGCAACTCGGGAAGATCGCCAGTCTCACCCCGCACGACGAGCGCCTCAAGTCACTCCGGCTACTGATCGCGGTGCTGGCCGTCGCCGACGAACGCCGACGAGAGCGCTTCTGCTCCGACGGTTGCGGCCACGCGTGGCATCGCCTGTCTGTCGACACCCCCGAAGCCTCGGCCTGA
- a CDS encoding folate-binding protein: protein MISPLLSLPGAVPAEGRDEGVAAHYGDLFREQRALADGSGFVDLSHRGVVTVSGSDRLSWLHLLLTQHMTELPVGQATEALILSANGHIEHALSLVDDGETVWAHVEPGTQDALIAYLESMKFFYRVEVADRTDEFAVVYLPAGSIAEVADGVVVRETPQGRDLFLPRGDLEAYAAANGPAAGVLAYEALRVEAHRPRLGFETDHRTIPHEIGLIGSAVHLQKGCYRGQETVARVHNLGKPPRRLVFLHLDGSEVHLPGHGAPVRLAADGEDGRQLGFVTTSARHHELGPIALALVKRNVPVDAELLAGNTAAAQETVVEP from the coding sequence ATGATCAGCCCTCTGCTGTCCCTGCCGGGTGCCGTTCCCGCCGAGGGACGCGACGAAGGCGTTGCCGCACACTACGGCGATCTTTTCCGCGAGCAGCGCGCCCTCGCGGACGGCAGCGGTTTCGTGGACCTCTCGCACCGAGGAGTCGTCACCGTGTCCGGCAGTGACCGGCTCAGCTGGCTGCATCTGCTGCTCACCCAGCACATGACCGAGCTCCCCGTGGGCCAGGCGACCGAGGCGCTGATCCTGTCCGCCAACGGACACATCGAGCACGCGCTCTCCCTCGTGGACGACGGCGAGACGGTGTGGGCGCATGTCGAACCGGGCACGCAGGACGCGCTGATCGCGTATCTGGAGTCGATGAAGTTCTTCTACCGGGTGGAGGTGGCCGACCGTACGGACGAGTTCGCCGTCGTGTATCTGCCCGCCGGTTCGATCGCCGAAGTCGCCGACGGGGTCGTCGTACGCGAGACCCCGCAGGGCCGTGACCTGTTCCTGCCGAGGGGCGACCTGGAGGCGTACGCGGCGGCCAACGGCCCGGCGGCGGGTGTGCTGGCGTACGAGGCGCTGCGCGTCGAGGCCCACCGGCCGCGGCTCGGCTTCGAGACCGACCACCGGACGATCCCGCACGAGATCGGGCTGATCGGCAGCGCGGTGCACCTCCAGAAGGGCTGCTACCGGGGTCAGGAGACCGTGGCGCGCGTCCACAACCTGGGGAAGCCGCCGCGGCGGCTGGTGTTCCTGCACCTGGACGGCAGCGAGGTGCACCTACCGGGGCACGGCGCGCCGGTCCGCCTGGCAGCGGACGGTGAGGACGGGCGGCAGCTGGGCTTCGTCACGACTTCGGCTCGCCATCACGAGCTGGGTCCGATCGCGCTGGCGCTGGTCAAGCGGAACGTACCCGTGGACGCGGAGCTGCTGGCGGGGAACACGGCGGCGGCGCAGGAGACCGTCGTCGAGCCATAG
- a CDS encoding DUF2516 family protein — MLMNQFDASLFFFLDMAMLLLAVVALGIAAFAREDAYRAADKQTKMFWLILLGATVAVDLLLPMLFLQLAGLIASIVFMVDVRPALRQVSGGGRGGRRGGSSSDGPYGPYNGGR, encoded by the coding sequence ATGTTGATGAACCAGTTCGACGCGTCGCTCTTCTTCTTCCTCGATATGGCGATGCTGCTGCTCGCCGTGGTCGCGCTGGGAATCGCCGCGTTCGCGCGTGAGGACGCCTACCGGGCAGCGGACAAGCAGACCAAGATGTTCTGGTTGATCCTGTTGGGTGCCACGGTCGCGGTGGACCTGCTCCTCCCGATGCTGTTCCTGCAGCTCGCGGGGTTGATCGCGTCGATCGTCTTCATGGTCGACGTACGGCCCGCGCTCCGACAGGTCTCGGGCGGCGGCCGTGGTGGTCGGCGCGGTGGCTCCAGCAGCGACGGGCCGTACGGTCCGTACAACGGCGGGCGCTGA
- a CDS encoding AmfC protein, with product MSTSGAGQSSGPVTSAVRPPLQRTADTLPEPKAPELGALGLPELRALRRDSQRDEADLSYVRRLLHGRIDILRAELARRSEVPVAAPADPDSLADRGPGAGSPSGPEAGPGHAGPDAAVVDRLSAILADPPSRRGNSARHMTMSAPRGEAYGKLAATMLAEVELSDLDARTDEELHSAMDRLAGYEQQVSRQRVELQRTVDECSAEIARRYREGEAQVDDLLL from the coding sequence ATGAGCACATCTGGCGCCGGGCAGTCGTCCGGCCCCGTTACGAGCGCGGTGCGACCGCCCTTGCAGCGCACCGCCGACACACTTCCCGAGCCGAAGGCGCCCGAGCTCGGCGCTCTCGGGCTGCCGGAGCTGAGAGCGCTGCGCCGTGATTCACAGCGCGACGAGGCGGATCTGAGCTACGTACGGCGTCTGCTGCACGGCCGTATCGACATCCTGCGGGCGGAACTGGCCCGGCGCAGTGAGGTCCCGGTGGCCGCCCCGGCCGATCCGGACTCGCTGGCGGACCGCGGCCCGGGTGCGGGTTCGCCCTCGGGTCCGGAAGCGGGCCCCGGGCATGCGGGCCCGGACGCTGCCGTCGTGGACCGGCTCTCGGCGATCCTCGCCGACCCGCCGTCCCGGCGGGGCAACTCGGCCCGGCATATGACGATGTCCGCCCCGCGCGGAGAGGCGTACGGGAAGCTCGCCGCAACGATGCTGGCCGAGGTGGAGCTGTCCGACCTGGACGCTCGTACGGACGAGGAACTGCACTCCGCGATGGACCGTCTCGCGGGGTACGAGCAGCAGGTGTCACGGCAACGGGTGGAACTCCAGCGGACCGTGGACGAGTGCAGTGCCGAGATCGCCCGTAGATACCGTGAAGGGGAAGCGCAGGTGGACGACCTCCTCCTCTGA
- a CDS encoding LysR family transcriptional regulator, whose translation MTLDDLRVFVAVCRAGSLSAVARELDCTQSAVSQRVKRLEREAGMSLLERQPRGVVPTHAGHVLLDAASNSIDGLDQAMHRLVDLANGDCGSVRVTTGGTTVRHFMSDAIVTFRRRYPKVSLEFRTETSSRNCFDALTSGNLDLAWVTIRGGAPPRTSAGGTPSIEQRPVVDLPWVLAIRADDPLAARARIGTADLSGISLIRLPRNSTSGAHLDTALAELGVRSSSDTSVADWDTALLLAELGLGHAVVPVMPGWRVPGQGTGRAPGDGALRLVPIPDLPPLSVGWAVRRWDALSPLARAFADIVARSCGGEAWATP comes from the coding sequence ATGACTCTGGACGATCTACGCGTCTTCGTGGCCGTGTGCAGGGCCGGAAGCCTCAGCGCAGTCGCACGTGAACTCGACTGCACCCAGTCGGCGGTGAGCCAGCGCGTGAAGCGGCTGGAGCGGGAGGCCGGTATGAGCCTCCTGGAGCGTCAGCCACGCGGTGTCGTACCCACCCACGCCGGGCATGTCCTGCTCGACGCCGCGTCGAACAGCATCGACGGCCTGGACCAGGCCATGCACCGCCTCGTGGACCTGGCCAACGGCGACTGCGGCTCCGTGCGCGTCACCACGGGCGGCACGACCGTGCGGCACTTCATGTCCGATGCCATAGTCACCTTCCGGCGGCGCTACCCGAAGGTCAGCCTGGAGTTCCGGACGGAGACATCCAGCCGCAACTGCTTCGACGCACTCACCTCAGGCAACCTGGATCTGGCCTGGGTCACCATCAGGGGCGGTGCACCTCCCCGGACTTCGGCCGGGGGCACCCCCAGCATCGAGCAGCGACCCGTCGTGGACCTGCCCTGGGTGCTGGCCATCAGGGCGGACGACCCCCTCGCCGCCCGGGCGCGGATCGGCACGGCGGATCTCAGCGGCATCAGCCTGATCCGCCTGCCCCGGAACTCCACCTCGGGCGCCCACCTCGACACGGCGCTCGCCGAGCTCGGGGTGCGGAGCAGCTCCGACACCAGCGTCGCCGACTGGGACACCGCCCTCCTGCTGGCCGAACTCGGCCTCGGGCACGCCGTGGTACCGGTCATGCCCGGCTGGCGGGTTCCGGGGCAGGGCACCGGCCGGGCTCCCGGCGACGGGGCGCTCCGTCTCGTCCCCATCCCCGATCTGCCCCCACTGTCGGTCGGCTGGGCGGTACGCCGCTGGGACGCGCTCAGTCCGCTCGCCCGGGCCTTCGCCGACATCGTGGCCCGCAGTTGCGGTGGAGAGGCCTGGGCGACGCCATGA
- a CDS encoding YfbM family protein yields the protein MSMIGEYARVSPAELQRVIRDPEWALGFVNDLVEAELDGGDPDVKTGEARCLDTDKAWDALGFLLRRTGLPVDVVHGEDEIPGADDWGYGPPRYLTPERVKVAAAGLIRISGSELVAGVDPAELAAADTYPVIVWERGESLDWVREHYEALVPFFEAAARAGDGMLIWLD from the coding sequence ATGAGCATGATCGGAGAGTACGCACGAGTCAGCCCGGCCGAACTCCAGCGGGTCATCCGTGACCCCGAGTGGGCACTGGGCTTCGTCAACGACTTGGTGGAAGCGGAGCTCGACGGGGGCGATCCTGATGTGAAGACCGGCGAGGCGCGCTGCCTCGACACCGACAAGGCGTGGGACGCCCTCGGCTTTCTGCTCCGCCGGACGGGGCTCCCCGTCGATGTCGTCCACGGCGAGGACGAGATACCGGGGGCCGACGACTGGGGCTACGGTCCGCCGCGCTACCTCACACCCGAGCGGGTGAAGGTGGCGGCTGCAGGACTCATACGGATCAGCGGGAGCGAACTCGTCGCAGGTGTCGACCCGGCGGAGCTCGCGGCGGCGGACACCTACCCGGTCATCGTCTGGGAGCGGGGCGAGTCCCTGGACTGGGTGCGCGAACACTACGAGGCTCTGGTGCCGTTCTTCGAAGCGGCAGCCCGGGCGGGTGACGGCATGCTCATCTGGCTGGACTGA
- a CDS encoding fused response regulator/phosphatase has protein sequence MPAPVPRQRTGSPVAVPSANATATDCAVAHRTATDVTANPATETQGGGYVTLLVIEDDPAGTFTVPELLGSAGTRVRIRTARNLTEAERLLTDDVHCILVDLALPCRVPNGNSGDSGGPADELAVLRHVLRLAPRHAVLALTADADAERAAEAVRVGAQDFLLRDELDGRLLSRAIRYAVERKRADTAQVKLAESRLRAQENARLERGLLPTPLLQGSDLRFAARYRPGRSRALLGGDFYDTVRTADGTVHAMIGDVCGHGPDEAALGVELRIAWRALIFAGLCGDELLSTLQQVLEHERESDEIFATLCTVDIAPDGRRAGLCLAGHPAPLIARRGEAARLLPYENGGPALGLLPNARWPRRQVELGGAWSLMMYTDGLIEGRTSPGGERLGQDGMVEMVNRGLAAGLHGETLLDATVAEVRRLNGGDLTDDLAVLLLDRDRDRDLTR, from the coding sequence ATGCCCGCACCCGTTCCGCGCCAGCGGACCGGCTCACCCGTCGCCGTACCGTCCGCCAACGCCACCGCCACGGACTGCGCCGTCGCACACCGCACGGCTACGGACGTCACCGCGAACCCGGCCACCGAGACACAGGGTGGCGGCTACGTCACCCTGCTCGTCATCGAGGACGACCCGGCGGGCACCTTCACCGTTCCCGAGCTGCTGGGCTCAGCCGGAACCCGAGTCCGTATCCGCACCGCACGCAATCTCACCGAGGCCGAGCGGCTGCTCACCGACGATGTGCACTGCATCCTCGTCGACCTCGCACTGCCCTGCCGCGTCCCTAACGGGAACTCGGGCGACTCCGGCGGCCCGGCGGACGAGCTCGCGGTCCTGCGCCATGTGCTGCGCCTCGCCCCCCGGCACGCCGTACTGGCGCTGACCGCGGATGCGGACGCCGAACGCGCGGCCGAGGCGGTACGGGTCGGAGCCCAGGACTTCCTGCTCCGCGACGAGCTGGACGGGCGGCTGCTGAGCCGCGCGATCCGGTACGCCGTCGAGCGCAAGCGCGCCGACACGGCGCAGGTGAAGCTGGCCGAGTCTCGACTCAGGGCGCAGGAGAACGCCCGACTGGAGCGTGGGCTGCTGCCCACTCCCCTGCTCCAGGGCTCCGACCTGCGCTTCGCAGCCCGCTACCGGCCAGGCAGGTCCAGGGCGCTGCTCGGCGGTGACTTCTACGACACGGTCCGTACCGCGGACGGCACGGTGCACGCGATGATCGGCGATGTCTGCGGCCACGGCCCGGACGAGGCCGCGCTCGGTGTGGAGCTGCGGATCGCCTGGCGTGCCCTGATCTTCGCGGGGCTGTGCGGCGACGAGCTGCTGTCCACCCTCCAGCAGGTGCTGGAGCACGAGCGGGAGAGCGACGAGATCTTCGCGACGCTCTGCACGGTCGACATCGCCCCGGACGGGCGCCGGGCGGGCCTGTGCCTGGCCGGGCACCCGGCTCCGCTGATCGCCCGCCGCGGCGAGGCCGCCCGTCTGCTGCCCTACGAGAACGGCGGGCCGGCGCTCGGCCTGCTGCCGAACGCCCGCTGGCCGCGCCGCCAGGTCGAGCTCGGCGGGGCCTGGAGCCTGATGATGTACACGGACGGCCTCATCGAGGGCCGGACCTCTCCAGGTGGCGAACGCCTGGGTCAGGACGGCATGGTCGAGATGGTCAACCGCGGGCTGGCCGCGGGGCTGCACGGCGAGACGCTGCTGGACGCCACGGTGGCCGAGGTGCGGCGGCTGAACGGTGGGGACCTGACGGACGACCTGGCGGTACTGCTGCTGGACCGGGATCGCGACCGCGACCTGACGCGCTGA
- a CDS encoding DUF4240 domain-containing protein — protein MKLGPGPAHQPGWTDDGFCYFGLWMVGIGREAFVWAVIDPDSLADTPEVQCLVGRPRELWNDDWPEWESLDYVAMEAYGLLTRADDDCGDDAFYVAVEAEEGAVGGNRGPRGEQWDVRCEDEAMRKLPRLSAMFPLRPLVR, from the coding sequence ATGAAGCTGGGACCAGGACCGGCGCATCAACCTGGTTGGACGGACGACGGATTCTGCTACTTCGGCCTGTGGATGGTGGGGATCGGTCGGGAAGCCTTCGTGTGGGCAGTGATCGATCCCGACTCTCTGGCCGACACCCCAGAGGTTCAGTGCCTGGTGGGTCGCCCTCGGGAGCTCTGGAACGACGACTGGCCGGAGTGGGAGTCTCTCGACTACGTCGCCATGGAGGCGTATGGACTACTCACCCGCGCGGATGACGACTGCGGCGATGACGCATTCTATGTAGCCGTCGAAGCCGAGGAGGGCGCTGTAGGCGGCAATCGAGGGCCGCGCGGCGAGCAGTGGGACGTGCGATGCGAAGACGAGGCGATGCGCAAACTGCCGAGACTGAGCGCGATGTTTCCCCTCCGGCCACTGGTCCGGTAG
- a CDS encoding aminoglycoside phosphotransferase family protein has protein sequence MTLHENEIPVDETAIRSLLDAQCPAWAGLPLSRAGAGTDNTMYRLGDELLVRLPRTAGNGRSLRKEQDWLPRLAPHLAYSIPSPVHAGAPTDAFPLPWSVYRWIDGAEPGPDTVRDWAAFGADLAAFVRELHGVDLMGAARAGGLSWYRGGGLKPCDEWVGGSFDDCRVIVGAELDIDVLERLWRAALSLPEPGAGRQVWLHGDLKPSNLLVRSGRLHAVIDFGGLSVGLPDAEHATVWDLPPQARQAYWDAMGLDEVAWTRARAWAVAVGVSGIAYYGGKFPAFVAECRARLQAILTDAAMHQR, from the coding sequence GTGACGCTGCATGAGAACGAGATCCCGGTGGACGAGACCGCCATCCGGTCGCTGCTGGACGCGCAGTGTCCGGCGTGGGCCGGGCTCCCGTTGTCACGCGCGGGTGCTGGGACGGACAACACCATGTACCGACTGGGCGATGAGCTGCTGGTGCGGCTGCCGCGAACAGCCGGAAACGGGCGGTCCCTACGGAAGGAGCAGGACTGGCTCCCCCGCCTGGCGCCCCATCTCGCGTACTCGATTCCCTCGCCCGTCCATGCCGGGGCGCCGACTGACGCCTTCCCGCTCCCCTGGTCCGTCTATCGATGGATCGACGGTGCCGAACCGGGCCCTGACACCGTCCGGGACTGGGCCGCGTTCGGAGCGGATCTGGCGGCCTTCGTACGGGAACTGCACGGTGTCGACCTCATGGGGGCGGCCCGGGCCGGCGGGCTCAGCTGGTACCGCGGAGGAGGCCTGAAGCCGTGCGACGAATGGGTCGGCGGGAGTTTCGACGACTGCCGAGTCATCGTGGGTGCCGAGCTCGACATCGACGTGCTGGAACGGCTGTGGCGAGCCGCACTCTCGCTCCCCGAGCCGGGCGCCGGGCGGCAGGTGTGGCTGCACGGCGACCTGAAACCGAGCAACCTGCTGGTCAGGAGTGGCAGACTGCACGCGGTCATCGACTTCGGCGGACTCTCGGTCGGGCTTCCGGACGCCGAGCACGCCACCGTATGGGATCTGCCGCCGCAGGCGCGCCAGGCCTACTGGGACGCCATGGGCCTTGACGAGGTCGCCTGGACCCGCGCCCGCGCCTGGGCGGTCGCGGTGGGCGTCAGCGGAATCGCTTACTACGGGGGGAAGTTTCCCGCGTTCGTCGCCGAATGCCGGGCCCGGCTCCAGGCGATCCTCACCGACGCCGCTATGCATCAGCGCTGA
- the dtd gene encoding D-aminoacyl-tRNA deacylase, protein MRAVVQRVDGASVVVAGETVGEIVGEGLCVLVGVTHDDTPEKAAQLARKLWSVRILEGEKSCSDIAAPLLVISQFTLYGDARKGRRPTWNAAAPGDVAEPLVDEVVAQLRALGARVETGRFGASMRVSLTNQGPFTVLLEA, encoded by the coding sequence ATGCGAGCGGTGGTACAGCGGGTCGACGGCGCGAGCGTCGTGGTGGCCGGAGAGACAGTGGGCGAGATCGTCGGCGAGGGGCTGTGTGTGCTGGTGGGGGTCACTCATGACGACACCCCCGAGAAGGCCGCGCAGCTGGCCCGCAAGCTGTGGTCGGTGCGGATCCTGGAGGGCGAGAAGTCCTGCTCGGACATTGCCGCGCCGCTTCTGGTGATCTCGCAGTTCACTCTCTACGGGGACGCACGCAAGGGCCGCCGCCCCACCTGGAACGCCGCCGCGCCCGGCGATGTCGCCGAGCCGCTCGTGGACGAGGTGGTGGCGCAACTGCGGGCGCTCGGGGCGCGGGTGGAGACCGGTAGGTTCGGAGCGAGCATGCGGGTCTCACTCACGAACCAGGGTCCGTTCACCGTTCTGCTGGAGGCCTGA
- a CDS encoding DUF6817 domain-containing protein has product MIACTTSRDATLLRDHGADGIAHPGGTLPAHLRRVRERLAARGARPALRLAGLSHAFYGADGFPAALLPLDPARIDPRLPREVGIRASRAVHPFPPLAEQAGLVGPRGRAQR; this is encoded by the coding sequence GTGATCGCTTGCACCACCTCGCGGGACGCGACCCTGCTACGCGACCACGGTGCCGATGGCATCGCGCATCCGGGCGGCACACTGCCCGCCCACCTCCGCCGCGTCCGGGAGCGACTCGCCGCCCGGGGCGCCCGTCCGGCACTCCGACTCGCCGGCCTGAGTCATGCGTTCTACGGCGCCGACGGCTTTCCCGCCGCCTTGCTCCCGCTCGACCCGGCCCGTATCGACCCCCGCCTTCCGCGCGAAGTGGGGATCCGAGCATCTCGCGCCGTTCACCCGTTTCCGCCCCTTGCTGAGCAGGCCGGTTTGGTCGGTCCGCGAGGCCGTGCTCAGCGCTGA